One window of Mycoplasma cottewii genomic DNA carries:
- a CDS encoding glycine--tRNA ligase: MTKTIEEMINHLKSQGFVFQGSEIYGGLANSWDYGPLGVEVKNKLKKAWWDFFVKRNPLNVGLDSSIILNPNVWKTSGHIDGFNDPLIDCKNCRSRWRADKLIEEFDPSVNAGSMDNIQLEEFISKHKIACAKCNKTDFTSIRQFALMFKTSQGVIEDESSTVYLRPETAQGIFINFKNAQRSTRRKLPFGIGQIGKSFRNEITPGNFIFRTREFEQMELEFFFDPIDSTDWFKYWSEQVETFLVEKIKFDKQNYRIREHEKDELAHYSKQTSDVEYKFPFGWGELWGISHRGDFDLNAHQQATGEDLTVLDSTTNKKVLAHVIEPSVGVERMMLAVFWESFNIEQLDENNSRVVMKLPYTLVPYQVAVTPLSKQLNDNAKELFNELLQDFDATYDDTGNIGKRYRRQDAIGTPFVITYDFESLEDQKVTVRNRDTMQQIRVAIKDLKQFFNEQFK, translated from the coding sequence ATGACAAAAACAATAGAGGAAATGATTAACCATTTAAAATCTCAAGGTTTTGTTTTCCAAGGTTCTGAAATATATGGAGGATTAGCAAATAGTTGAGATTATGGTCCTTTAGGTGTTGAAGTTAAAAATAAGTTAAAAAAAGCATGATGAGACTTTTTTGTTAAAAGAAATCCTTTAAACGTAGGATTAGATAGTTCAATAATCTTAAATCCTAATGTGTGAAAAACTTCTGGACATATTGATGGATTTAACGATCCGTTAATTGATTGTAAAAATTGTAGAAGTCGATGAAGAGCTGATAAATTAATTGAAGAATTCGATCCATCGGTAAATGCTGGAAGTATGGATAATATACAATTAGAAGAATTTATTAGTAAACATAAAATTGCTTGTGCTAAATGTAATAAAACTGATTTTACATCAATCAGACAGTTTGCTTTAATGTTTAAAACTAGTCAAGGTGTTATAGAAGATGAATCTTCAACTGTTTATTTAAGACCAGAAACTGCGCAAGGTATTTTTATTAATTTTAAAAATGCACAAAGAAGTACTAGAAGAAAACTACCATTTGGAATCGGTCAAATTGGTAAATCATTTAGAAATGAAATTACTCCTGGAAATTTCATTTTCAGAACAAGAGAATTTGAACAAATGGAATTAGAATTTTTCTTTGATCCAATTGATAGTACTGATTGATTCAAATACTGAAGTGAACAAGTTGAAACATTCTTAGTTGAAAAAATAAAATTTGATAAACAAAATTACAGAATAAGAGAACACGAAAAAGATGAATTAGCTCACTATTCAAAACAAACAAGTGATGTTGAATATAAATTCCCATTTGGTTGAGGAGAATTATGAGGTATTTCTCATCGTGGTGATTTTGATTTAAATGCACATCAACAAGCAACAGGTGAAGATTTAACAGTTTTAGATTCAACAACTAATAAAAAAGTTCTTGCTCACGTTATAGAACCAAGTGTTGGTGTTGAAAGAATGATGTTAGCTGTATTTTGAGAATCATTTAACATTGAACAATTAGATGAAAATAACTCAAGAGTTGTTATGAAATTACCTTACACTTTAGTTCCTTATCAAGTTGCTGTTACACCTTTATCAAAACAGTTAAATGATAATGCTAAAGAATTATTTAATGAATTATTACAAGACTTCGATGCAACTTATGATGATACAGGGAACATTGGAAAACGTTATAGACGTCAAGATGCAATTGGAACACCATTTGTTATTACTTATGATTTTGAAAGTTTAGAAGATCAAAAAGTAACAGTTAGAAACAGGGATACAATGCAACAAATAAGAGTTGCTATAAAAGATTTAAAACAATTTTTTAATGAACAATTTAAATAA
- a CDS encoding CHC2 zinc finger domain-containing protein has protein sequence MKMLSNQKIDDIVNKVDIISIISSYVNLVKKGRNYMCICPFHDDSHPSLTISPEKRIYKCFSCGASGNVINFVKEYEK, from the coding sequence ATGAAAATGTTATCAAATCAAAAAATAGATGATATTGTAAATAAAGTTGATATCATTTCTATAATTTCTTCATATGTTAATTTAGTTAAAAAAGGAAGAAATTATATGTGCATTTGTCCTTTTCATGATGATTCACACCCCTCTTTAACAATCTCACCTGAAAAAAGGATTTATAAATGTTTTAGTTGTGGAGCTAGTGGAAATGTAATTAATTTTGTAAAAGAATATGAAAAATAG
- a CDS encoding toprim domain-containing protein: MIFKINNEANEIFKVTLFSSLGQDAIKYLNQRNISLDEIKKFEIGFASKKTNLVQKLLDKGYSALDIEKAGLGIVEKEFTKDYFVDRIIFPIKDEENNIIGFSARSYTSGVEPKYLNSKENKVFKKAKLAYNISTALKSSRMNKKIIVLEGFMDVIALCRIQINNAIAIMGTSLSQHHIQIFKKHNLDVLMFLDGDKPGVKANLKASQELLKSGLNIYIVNNQTNQDPDELINLNKIDYVKNIIDNAVHPIDYAIDKLWEFTNKNDPIEVENFIKQIYQFSRLIKSDVLKEMAINKICKKTNLSLDTIKSIWQINIKQNDSHIVKNSQTNKNNIIINKKENNIISKKDLYAKQALMAEEKIFVSLLHSDEFINEINFNIDKMINPDIKYATSALINLYNSDRYKGHNARQALDLLKEYNILDFNEKQEKIINDDMLMKPIKKKGLEDAFAKIESFRTLLQVEELKEKMHKASTDDKKKIYASIQRLVKSNKRG, from the coding sequence ATGATTTTTAAAATCAATAACGAAGCTAATGAAATTTTTAAAGTAACGTTATTTTCTAGTTTAGGTCAAGATGCAATAAAATATTTAAACCAAAGAAATATTTCACTTGATGAAATTAAAAAATTTGAAATTGGATTTGCTTCTAAAAAAACTAATTTAGTTCAAAAATTATTAGATAAAGGTTATTCAGCTTTAGATATTGAAAAAGCAGGTCTAGGAATAGTTGAAAAAGAATTTACAAAAGATTATTTTGTTGATAGAATTATTTTTCCTATTAAAGATGAAGAAAATAACATTATAGGTTTTAGTGCAAGAAGTTATACAAGTGGAGTTGAACCAAAATATTTAAACAGTAAAGAAAATAAAGTTTTTAAAAAAGCTAAACTTGCATACAACATTTCTACAGCTTTAAAATCAAGCAGAATGAATAAAAAAATTATTGTTTTAGAAGGATTTATGGATGTTATTGCTCTTTGTAGAATTCAAATCAATAATGCTATTGCAATAATGGGAACTAGTTTAAGTCAACATCATATTCAAATATTTAAAAAACACAACTTAGATGTTTTAATGTTTTTAGATGGAGATAAACCTGGAGTTAAAGCTAATTTAAAAGCTAGTCAAGAATTATTAAAATCAGGATTAAATATCTATATAGTTAACAACCAAACTAATCAAGATCCAGATGAATTGATTAATTTAAATAAAATTGATTATGTAAAAAATATTATAGATAATGCTGTTCATCCAATAGATTATGCTATTGATAAGTTATGAGAATTTACCAATAAAAACGATCCGATTGAAGTTGAAAATTTTATAAAACAAATTTATCAATTTTCAAGATTAATAAAAAGTGACGTTTTAAAAGAAATGGCTATTAACAAAATTTGTAAAAAAACTAATTTATCTTTAGATACTATTAAAAGTATTTGACAAATTAATATAAAACAAAATGATAGTCATATTGTTAAAAACTCACAAACAAACAAAAATAATATTATAATCAACAAGAAAGAAAATAATATTATTAGCAAAAAAGACTTATATGCAAAACAAGCATTAATGGCAGAAGAAAAAATCTTTGTTTCTTTATTACATAGTGATGAATTTATAAATGAAATAAATTTTAATATTGATAAAATGATAAATCCTGACATTAAATATGCAACAAGTGCTTTAATTAATCTTTATAATTCAGATAGATATAAAGGTCACAATGCAAGACAAGCACTAGATTTATTAAAAGAATACAATATTTTAGACTTTAATGAAAAACAAGAAAAAATAATCAACGATGATATGTTGATGAAACCAATTAAGAAAAAAGGTTTAGAAGATGCTTTTGCAAAAATAGAATCTTTTAGAACTTTGCTTCAAGTTGAAGAATTAAAAGAAAAAATGCATAAAGCAAGTACAGATGACAAAAAGAAAATTTACGCAAGCATTCAAAGGCTTGTTAAAAGTAATAAGAGGGGCTAA
- a CDS encoding sigma-70 family RNA polymerase sigma factor — translation MLKFNNKSELKKITSIQDFINYTLDFAKKNDNTISSEEVQQTFTNIFPNASDNEYEKLLELFQSKGIIFSDLLEDEEELDLELNDIDEDYEEDLDNDDEELMTRFQSAKKDALRGKKTARTSTHMKYRVGGISNETKIQDIIKTYFYKIGQAPILTKEQEITYAKMINSSDPEEVKEGRDKLIESNLKLVISVARKHLNRGLDFADLIEEGNIGLMKAVDKFEYEKGFKFSTYATWWIRQAITRAIADQARTIRIPVHMVETINKLARVERQLTQELGREPNSEEIANKIGEGMTAEKVVEIKKISIEPVSLEKPFGDEDDTHFGDFVEDKDMVSPSEYTEKEVLKEVLEKTFEDMPPREEKVIRMRYGIAPTKLRTLLRLAEECNDPEFQKLKEVIEDLDIHLDTPIQKVRAFKNKVINNALSKYDSPKTLEEVGKELSVTRERIRQIEAKTIRRFKQPSSGNKSGRTLKEFYKG, via the coding sequence ATGTTGAAATTTAATAACAAATCAGAATTAAAAAAGATAACTTCAATTCAAGATTTTATAAACTATACTCTAGATTTTGCTAAAAAAAATGATAACACTATTTCTTCAGAAGAAGTGCAACAAACATTTACAAATATTTTTCCTAACGCAAGTGATAATGAGTATGAAAAATTATTAGAATTATTCCAAAGTAAAGGAATTATTTTTAGTGATTTATTAGAAGATGAAGAAGAGTTAGATTTAGAATTAAATGATATTGATGAAGATTATGAAGAAGATCTAGATAACGATGATGAAGAATTAATGACTCGTTTTCAAAGCGCTAAAAAAGATGCTCTAAGAGGTAAAAAAACAGCAAGAACTTCAACTCACATGAAGTATAGAGTAGGTGGAATTAGTAACGAAACTAAGATCCAAGATATTATTAAAACTTACTTTTACAAAATTGGACAAGCTCCTATTTTAACTAAAGAACAAGAAATAACTTATGCGAAAATGATTAACTCATCTGATCCTGAAGAAGTTAAAGAAGGAAGAGATAAACTAATTGAATCTAACTTAAAATTAGTTATTTCAGTTGCTAGAAAACACTTAAACCGTGGATTAGATTTTGCTGATTTAATTGAAGAAGGAAACATCGGTTTAATGAAAGCTGTTGATAAATTTGAATATGAAAAAGGATTTAAATTCTCAACTTATGCAACTTGATGAATTCGTCAAGCAATAACTCGTGCTATTGCTGATCAAGCAAGAACAATCCGTATTCCAGTTCACATGGTTGAAACAATTAACAAATTAGCAAGAGTTGAAAGACAATTAACTCAAGAATTAGGTCGTGAACCAAATTCAGAAGAAATTGCTAACAAAATTGGTGAAGGAATGACAGCTGAAAAAGTTGTTGAAATTAAAAAAATATCAATTGAACCAGTAAGTTTAGAAAAACCTTTTGGTGACGAAGATGATACTCATTTTGGTGATTTTGTTGAAGACAAAGACATGGTTTCACCAAGTGAATATACTGAAAAAGAAGTATTAAAAGAAGTTTTAGAAAAAACATTTGAAGACATGCCGCCAAGAGAAGAAAAAGTTATTAGAATGCGTTATGGAATTGCCCCAACTAAATTAAGAACTTTATTAAGATTAGCTGAAGAATGCAACGATCCTGAATTTCAAAAATTAAAAGAAGTTATTGAAGATTTAGACATTCATTTAGATACTCCTATTCAAAAAGTTAGAGCATTTAAAAATAAAGTTATTAACAATGCTTTAAGTAAATATGATTCACCAAAAACTTTAGAAGAAGTTGGAAAAGAATTATCTGTTACAAGAGAAAGAATTAGACAAATAGAAGCTAAAACTATCAGAAGATTTAAACAACCTTCATCAGGTAATAAATCAGGTAGAACTTTAAAAGAATTCTATAAAGGTTAA
- a CDS encoding Nif3-like dinuclear metal center hexameric protein, translating into MLLVNITKYLDKKFNPKKASDWDNVGFQIFNKKALDVNFNVNKVLICLDLTNDCLEYALKNNVNLIISRHPFIFAELKQEKQNPIKKEMIKKLTKNNIVVFSIHTNYDASSNQNLTEIINKEIEIKKYKKYGYENESNIFYLKKEIKIEDLIELLGRIFNSESIRFNSNIDLNSKTNQIYITTGSGASTMIYNSLKNCVFITGEVKWNEWIYANDNNVCLIELGHYMENYFVDDIKDKLTNKFIDFEILTYDINNQFITRKKV; encoded by the coding sequence ATGTTATTAGTTAATATAACAAAGTACTTAGATAAAAAGTTCAATCCTAAAAAAGCAAGTGATTGAGATAATGTTGGTTTTCAAATCTTTAATAAAAAAGCGTTAGATGTAAATTTTAATGTAAATAAAGTTTTAATTTGTTTAGATTTAACTAATGATTGTTTAGAATATGCTTTAAAAAATAATGTTAATCTAATAATTTCAAGACATCCTTTTATTTTTGCAGAACTAAAACAAGAAAAGCAAAATCCTATTAAAAAAGAAATGATTAAAAAACTAACTAAAAATAACATTGTTGTATTTTCTATTCACACAAATTATGATGCTAGTTCAAATCAAAACTTAACTGAAATTATTAATAAAGAAATTGAAATAAAAAAATACAAAAAATATGGTTATGAAAATGAATCTAACATTTTTTATCTTAAAAAAGAAATTAAAATTGAAGATCTAATTGAATTGTTAGGAAGAATATTTAATTCTGAATCAATTAGATTTAATTCAAATATTGATTTAAATTCAAAAACAAATCAAATCTATATCACAACTGGATCTGGAGCTTCGACAATGATATATAACTCATTAAAAAATTGTGTTTTTATAACAGGTGAAGTAAAATGAAATGAGTGAATATATGCAAATGATAATAATGTTTGTTTAATTGAACTAGGTCATTATATGGAAAATTATTTTGTTGATGATATTAAAGATAAATTAACTAATAAATTTATCGATTTTGAAATTTTAACTTATGATATAAACAATCAATTTATTACTAGAAAGAAGGTGTAA
- a CDS encoding DEAD/DEAH box helicase — protein MKFTDFGFKKYINDTLEQIEFIYPTSIQQKVIPLFKKYQNVIALAHTGTGKTHSFLLPILNNLDLTVSREKSYVQAVIVTPTRELAKQIYENVRVFSKNNPDLSCSMFIGGDDINKSIEQLEKVQPQIVVGTPTRLKELYDQNKLRLTTAKYVVIDECDMIFDLGFIEDVDYLMSKINNNPTIGIFSATISEELKIFAKKYVQNASFIDDSNNKLSSNNVKHILIDTKNRETEESLTKIINSINPFLCLIFVNQKEEVKNIVNILRKNNITRVGEIHGDLQPRTRMAMLKKIKNHEYNYVVATDVASRGVDIEGVSHVISIDLPKDLSYYIHRSGRTGRNKLTGISYVIFNAKNKDKIDELTKKGIEFEIQKLVDNQLVDITVKKQAKKTSYKELDPESKKIISKYQNKKVKPGYRKKRKQELEKIKSKIRRKHIKESIEKIKKEKYKKRRQELFD, from the coding sequence ATGAAATTTACAGATTTTGGATTCAAAAAATATATTAATGATACTTTAGAACAAATAGAGTTTATTTATCCAACTTCTATTCAACAAAAAGTAATTCCATTATTTAAAAAATATCAAAACGTAATTGCTTTAGCTCATACTGGAACAGGTAAAACTCATAGTTTTTTATTACCTATATTAAATAATTTAGATCTAACTGTTTCTAGAGAAAAAAGTTATGTTCAAGCTGTAATAGTTACACCAACTAGAGAATTAGCAAAACAAATTTATGAAAATGTAAGAGTTTTTTCTAAAAACAATCCTGATTTAAGTTGTAGTATGTTTATTGGTGGAGATGATATTAATAAAAGCATTGAACAACTAGAAAAAGTTCAACCTCAAATTGTAGTAGGAACACCAACTAGATTAAAAGAATTATATGATCAAAATAAATTAAGATTAACTACTGCTAAATATGTAGTTATTGATGAATGTGATATGATTTTTGATCTAGGATTTATTGAAGATGTAGATTATTTAATGTCAAAAATTAATAACAATCCTACAATCGGAATTTTTAGTGCAACAATAAGTGAAGAATTAAAAATATTTGCTAAAAAATATGTACAAAACGCTAGTTTTATTGATGATTCAAACAATAAATTATCATCAAATAATGTAAAACATATTTTAATTGATACTAAAAACCGCGAAACTGAAGAAAGCTTAACTAAAATCATTAATTCTATAAATCCATTTTTATGTTTAATCTTTGTTAATCAAAAAGAAGAAGTTAAAAATATTGTAAATATATTAAGAAAAAACAATATTACTAGAGTTGGTGAAATTCACGGAGATCTTCAACCAAGAACTAGAATGGCTATGCTTAAAAAAATTAAAAATCACGAATACAACTATGTTGTTGCAACTGATGTAGCTAGTCGTGGAGTTGATATAGAAGGTGTTAGTCACGTTATTTCTATAGATCTACCAAAAGATTTAAGCTATTACATCCATAGATCAGGAAGAACTGGAAGAAATAAATTAACTGGTATAAGTTATGTTATTTTTAATGCTAAAAATAAAGATAAAATTGATGAATTAACTAAAAAAGGAATTGAATTTGAAATTCAAAAATTAGTAGATAATCAACTAGTTGATATTACAGTTAAAAAACAAGCTAAAAAAACTAGTTATAAAGAATTAGATCCTGAGTCTAAAAAAATCATAAGTAAATATCAAAATAAAAAAGTTAAACCAGGATATAGAAAAAAAAGAAAACAAGAATTAGAAAAAATTAAAAGTAAGATTAGACGTAAACACATTAAAGAAAGCATTGAAAAAATTAAAAAAGAAAAATATAAGAAAAGAAGACAAGAATTATTTGATTAA
- a CDS encoding YitT family ABC transporter: MQRIIYSKTDEKIKMSVDEINQLKQTEIYEKIYKKNFEKEKRSIKNRTYFKKHFLKDILVITLASLLTTISIDYFISSTGDAGLFPGGLSSFARFFAITTANLIKGDQSSNILNSSSLFFVYLFLINFPLFIFGFMKVGLKFTLTSILYIFLSLAWNQILNIIPVVNPREFNVISNYKLISSIPGEWTSTIWMFVFSIFGGAFLGASYSLTYTVGSSTAGTDFISYYVSKKYNRQIGAINMKINFIILALVIVLNTINLSVDLIDPDMKLSTIRMLNDEKFNKLYDAAVESKKFSKVVGSVLYLPLNWTTSNTDWTKEEIARIIASNAKFTNYGSSLIWTIKFKFIFGPSLFASAVVMIIQGIVIDKIYPKNKIITILINTSKPEQVKDCLFELGYRNDINIIENKTVRKNSALVKQSVVMISISLVDWKTLEEEVIKTDTNMNISFIKTMKVKGQFNYSLDNEKFEMILCKKVIENKKIVKKIEHDSIVMTKNRIIKDSKTRNIKKFHA; encoded by the coding sequence ATGCAAAGAATAATTTATTCTAAAACTGACGAAAAAATTAAAATGTCAGTTGATGAAATTAATCAATTAAAACAAACAGAAATATATGAAAAAATCTATAAAAAGAATTTTGAAAAAGAAAAAAGATCAATAAAAAATAGAACATATTTTAAAAAACATTTTTTAAAAGATATTTTAGTTATAACTCTAGCTAGTCTTTTAACCACTATTTCAATAGATTATTTTATTTCTTCAACCGGAGATGCAGGATTATTTCCTGGTGGTTTATCTAGTTTTGCTCGTTTTTTTGCTATTACTACAGCTAATTTAATTAAAGGTGATCAATCAAGTAATATATTAAATTCATCAAGTTTATTTTTCGTTTATTTATTTTTAATAAATTTCCCTTTATTTATTTTCGGGTTTATGAAAGTAGGGCTGAAATTTACTTTAACTTCTATTTTATATATTTTTTTAAGTTTAGCTTGAAATCAAATTTTAAATATTATTCCTGTTGTTAATCCTAGAGAATTTAATGTAATTTCTAACTATAAATTAATTTCTTCAATTCCAGGAGAATGAACTTCAACTATTTGAATGTTTGTATTTTCAATTTTTGGTGGAGCTTTTTTAGGAGCTAGTTATTCATTAACTTATACAGTAGGTTCTTCAACTGCTGGAACTGATTTTATTAGTTATTATGTTTCTAAAAAATATAATAGACAAATTGGTGCTATTAATATGAAAATTAATTTCATCATTTTAGCTCTTGTGATTGTTCTAAACACAATTAATTTATCAGTTGATCTAATTGATCCAGATATGAAACTATCAACAATAAGAATGTTAAATGATGAAAAATTTAATAAATTGTACGATGCAGCAGTTGAAAGTAAAAAATTTAGTAAAGTAGTAGGAAGTGTTTTATACCTGCCGCTTAATTGAACAACATCAAACACCGATTGAACAAAAGAAGAAATTGCTAGAATAATTGCTTCAAATGCTAAGTTTACAAATTATGGTTCTTCATTGATTTGAACAATTAAATTTAAATTCATTTTCGGTCCATCATTATTTGCTTCAGCTGTAGTAATGATTATTCAAGGAATAGTTATTGATAAAATATATCCAAAAAATAAAATAATTACAATTTTAATAAATACTTCAAAACCTGAACAAGTAAAAGATTGTTTATTTGAATTAGGATATAGAAATGATATTAATATCATTGAAAATAAAACTGTAAGAAAAAATTCCGCACTAGTAAAACAAAGTGTTGTTATGATTTCGATTAGTTTAGTTGATTGAAAAACTTTAGAAGAAGAAGTTATTAAAACTGATACTAATATGAATATTTCATTTATTAAAACTATGAAAGTAAAAGGACAGTTTAATTATTCATTAGATAATGAAAAATTTGAGATGATTTTATGTAAAAAAGTTATTGAAAATAAGAAAATAGTTAAAAAAATTGAACACGATTCAATCGTTATGACTAAAAATAGAATAATAAAAGACTCAAAAACAAGAAATATAAAAAAATTCCATGCTTAA
- a CDS encoding protein translocase SecDF, variant type — protein MKKRVFNIKQILRLSSIFLLLASLVSGIGVSTYKVVENISPGSKFSKGFEAMVGVFDKSKKPDNDKGLPNGNSAEAAKAIEQKLSPFSNTSVEIEQSGKSRVLVKAPKANYNNSQALFKESIERAGGLFILDADYKDLLFNETIMGKAGVDGVFDKNSSKTPIKNKLSIDEFLGKAAAESLQPGDTQTRNAPFVTFEIKEEYLKKLLGVSGDNKDNKNNNEPTPMTMITSMGSVLSRLRSYYVHIDQSESNANKNKFLNVYLNEIIKQVRQWISSNGAQNSEAANALTDLFAINYKTKNNTGEWVNAKASLVGKDIKKWWKSDSEGGIDDLVDLKHVLYGQNDSRNVTNVAQDYEFEFINSTNKYLYDSNSKADDFNDVEKDGQGKGKYFGQIQATSDIRSLSGASTIGPYYKVASDIISVMMKEVLFRQTTIADKSTVVNKNLKQDLFRDQVLLSKGTINGEAKRINSSVPTLVTDTKSNLTKLYIPVANYTMSTQIVSDIVQTSLGYEFKVLSIEENDEEITPLMLYVTIVFLAILSLAVMIFMVFAYRLLGLFAIIIAAISGSLTLLLPIVFSISVGPEILTLLFISVGLVLDTCIIYFEAFKKNIHAEKRSPESSFNISNKDTLTILLDASFIILIPNILLFILGSGALKSIATIGVISILFVIAFAIITLRLLTWLSIKAKLFTNYPWLLPFNTQRNYESSLLNDIRVSYYNSKIENLNSKEKLTANDLAKLKQAKDKYNFYKDLEQKIIAQRKDKKLKKMQFKFQLLIKKLQKLLKD, from the coding sequence GTGAAAAAAAGAGTATTTAATATAAAACAAATATTACGTCTGTCATCTATATTTTTACTTTTAGCATCTTTAGTAAGTGGTATTGGAGTTTCAACATACAAAGTTGTTGAAAATATTAGTCCTGGTTCAAAATTCTCAAAAGGGTTTGAAGCCATGGTTGGAGTTTTTGATAAATCTAAAAAACCAGATAATGATAAAGGATTACCTAACGGAAATTCAGCTGAAGCAGCTAAAGCTATAGAACAAAAGTTATCACCTTTTTCTAATACTTCAGTTGAAATAGAACAAAGTGGTAAATCACGTGTTTTAGTTAAAGCGCCGAAAGCTAACTACAATAACAGTCAAGCACTTTTCAAAGAATCTATAGAACGCGCTGGTGGATTGTTTATTTTAGATGCTGATTATAAAGATCTTCTTTTTAATGAAACAATCATGGGAAAAGCTGGTGTAGACGGAGTTTTTGATAAAAATAGCTCAAAAACACCTATTAAAAACAAATTGTCAATTGATGAGTTTTTAGGTAAAGCTGCAGCTGAATCATTACAACCTGGTGATACTCAAACAAGAAACGCTCCATTTGTTACTTTTGAAATCAAAGAAGAGTATTTAAAAAAATTACTAGGTGTATCAGGTGATAATAAAGATAATAAAAATAATAACGAACCAACACCAATGACAATGATAACTTCAATGGGTAGTGTGTTATCTAGATTAAGAAGTTATTATGTTCATATTGATCAATCAGAATCAAATGCAAACAAAAATAAATTTTTAAATGTTTATTTAAATGAAATAATTAAACAAGTAAGACAATGAATTTCATCAAATGGTGCACAAAATTCAGAAGCTGCTAATGCATTAACAGATTTATTTGCTATTAATTATAAAACCAAAAACAATACTGGTGAATGAGTAAATGCTAAAGCTAGTTTAGTAGGAAAAGACATCAAAAAATGATGAAAAAGTGATTCTGAAGGTGGAATTGATGATCTTGTAGATTTAAAACACGTTTTATATGGACAAAATGATTCAAGAAATGTAACTAATGTTGCTCAAGATTATGAATTTGAATTTATAAATTCAACAAATAAATATTTATATGATTCAAACTCTAAAGCAGATGATTTTAATGATGTTGAAAAAGACGGACAAGGAAAAGGGAAATATTTCGGTCAAATTCAAGCTACATCTGACATACGTTCGTTAAGTGGAGCTTCTACAATTGGTCCATACTATAAAGTTGCTAGTGACATCATTTCTGTAATGATGAAAGAAGTTTTATTCAGACAAACAACAATTGCTGATAAAAGTACTGTAGTTAATAAAAACTTAAAACAAGACCTTTTCAGAGATCAAGTTTTATTAAGTAAAGGAACAATTAATGGTGAAGCAAAAAGAATTAATTCTAGTGTTCCAACACTTGTTACTGATACAAAAAGTAACTTAACTAAACTTTATATTCCTGTTGCTAACTATACAATGTCAACACAAATTGTTTCTGATATTGTTCAAACTTCTTTAGGATATGAATTTAAAGTTTTATCAATAGAAGAAAATGATGAAGAAATAACTCCATTAATGTTGTATGTAACAATAGTATTCTTAGCAATTCTATCATTAGCTGTAATGATATTTATGGTATTTGCATATAGATTATTAGGATTATTTGCAATTATAATCGCAGCAATTTCTGGCTCTTTAACACTATTGTTACCTATTGTGTTTTCTATATCAGTTGGACCAGAAATATTAACTTTATTATTTATTAGTGTTGGTCTTGTATTAGATACTTGCATCATTTACTTTGAAGCATTCAAGAAGAATATTCACGCTGAAAAACGTTCTCCTGAATCATCATTTAACATTAGCAATAAAGATACTTTAACAATTTTATTAGATGCATCATTTATTATATTAATTCCTAATATTTTATTATTCATTTTAGGAAGTGGTGCTTTAAAAAGTATAGCTACAATTGGAGTTATTAGTATATTATTTGTAATTGCATTTGCAATCATTACTTTACGTCTATTAACTTGATTATCAATAAAAGCTAAATTATTTACTAATTATCCTTGATTATTACCTTTCAACACTCAAAGAAACTATGAATCAAGCTTATTAAATGATATTAGAGTAAGTTATTACAATTCTAAGATTGAAAACTTAAATTCTAAAGAAAAATTAACTGCTAATGATTTAGCTAAATTAAAACAAGCTAAAGATAAATATAATTTCTATAAAGATCTTGAACAAAAAATTATTGCACAAAGAAAAGATAAAAAACTTAAAAAGATGCAATTCAAATTTCAACTATTAATCAAAAAATTGCAAAAATTGTTAAAAGACTAA